Within Flavobacterium pisciphilum, the genomic segment GTTGTTTACAAATGATACTGATATGCTTCGTAAATTTACTTTACCAAGTCAGAAATCATCTAAAATATACCAAGTTTCATTAGATAAAAACTTGAAATTTGAGGATTTAGAAAAAATAAACAAAGGACTTGTTCTTGATGGACACCGTGTTTTTGTTGAAGATATAAGTTATATCGATAATGAACCAAAAAGCGAAATTGGACTTAAATTACGTTCATCGAATGTAAAAGTAGTACGTTCTATTTTTGAGCACTTTGAGTATGATGTTTTACGCATCGACCGTGTAGCATTTGCTGGTTTAACCAAAAAGAATTTACCAAGAGGTAACTGGCGTTTTTTAACAGAACAAGAAATTATCAATTTGAAGAACGTTTAAAAGGCTTCAAATTATATATAAGAAAGAGGAAATCCTGTTTTACATCTGTAAAATGGGATTTTTTTTAGCTAAAACAAAAGGAAGTCTTAAGAATTGCTATTTGAAAAAATATGATTGAAAATTGAGTTTGAAAATCTAGATTTGCTTTTTTCTTCAACAACTTCATATGATGAAAAGCCTAAGATAATTTTAATTCCAAGTGGAATACTATTTAAGATACCTCTTTTTTGCTCTTCTAGCGTTAATTGAAGGTCTTCTTGTAGTTCTTTTTTGTAATTGAAATAAGAGAAAACCAATAGTGCAGAGAAATTCAATACTTCGCGGGCAGTTTCACTTTTTATACCTACTTCGTTTGAGACCATTTCGGTAATTCTAGACTTTTTATTATCAAAAATTCGTTTTAATAATTTATTGCCTTCGTCTTTATAACAATCATCAACAGATAATAATCTTCCCGATTCAAAATCTATTTCTTTATAAAATTCAGTAACTCCTACAATCTCCACCAACTCATTATACAAACTGACCTCATGAATTTTATTATAGGCTCCTATTAAAATAGTTCCGATAGATGCATCAATCGCTTTAATTAGTAAAGCATCGTTTTCAAAGTAAAATTTATTCAGTTTAGAAACAACATTTGAAGAAATAAAACGTCTAAGTTCAATTTGTAAATTTGGATTCATGAATACTGGATTTCTTAATTAAAAAATAACTTATATCGATTATAAATAATCGACAAAGTGTGGCATTTTATCGTTTATGTGATAAATGTATACAAAATAATAACATATGCAAAAAAAACGTTAAAAAAAAATTTAACACTATCCTCAAAAAAACCATTTAATGCATAAAAAACCCAATAAAAGCATTAACTCCCCAAATTGCATCAAAAATCAACAAAAAATAAAAAATAAGAAAAATCGTACGTAAATATTTTAATATATAATCTTTAGTTTACAATTAATAAAAAAACTTACTATTAATAAATTTACATTTATAACTGTAACAAAACCCTCTTAAAAATGTATATATCTTATAGTTTCGGGCATAACTACATCTTATTACCCTATTTTGCATTAATGTCATAATATCCTAAGATTACAACACCATATTATGTTCCATAACAGCATGAAAAAGCCCAATACATACGAACAAAATTATAATATATTAGGAAAAAAGCTTTTGCAGAAGCTCCAATTTGAGAATATAAATCCTCCTAGTATAACCCAATAAAACGAAGAAAAATAAAAACGGTATTTTAACTATTTTAAAATAGTTTAATACAAAATATATTATAAATTTAGCCTTTTAAAACCAACTATACTTTAAATATCACTATGGCAATTAACTTACAGAAAGGGCAAAAAATAAATATTGGTTTATCAAAAATCACAATAGGTTTAGGTTGGGATCCAAACGAAGGAACAGGAAGTGATTTTGACTTGGATGCATCCGCAATAATGATAAATTCAGACAGAAAACTTTTAGGTGAAGACTACTTCGTTTTTTATAATAATCTAAAATCTCCTGATGAATCTTTAGAGCATACAGGTGATGATCCCGATGGAAAAAGTAGT encodes:
- a CDS encoding DUF937 domain-containing protein gives rise to the protein MNPNLQIELRRFISSNVVSKLNKFYFENDALLIKAIDASIGTILIGAYNKIHEVSLYNELVEIVGVTEFYKEIDFESGRLLSVDDCYKDEGNKLLKRIFDNKKSRITEMVSNEVGIKSETAREVLNFSALLVFSYFNYKKELQEDLQLTLEEQKRGILNSIPLGIKIILGFSSYEVVEEKSKSRFSNSIFNHIFSNSNS